A stretch of the Vulcanisaeta souniana JCM 11219 genome encodes the following:
- a CDS encoding maleate cis-trans isomerase family protein: MTWFKIGVIIPSSNTTVEREFNRAIREPEATIHSSRIMLREVTLKGLEEMERETERAALELSTISPDIIAYACTTGSLFKGPNHHVEIKERIERLTKVKAVATAGAVVDAIKKLNASKVLVVTPYIDELNTKEKEFLEAHGFKVVNIRGLGIVDNTVIGSLDPRTAYETALNAYNQSGPDFDVLFISCTNWRTFEVIGAIERRINKPVVSSNSATLWSVLKELGLRVKLNYDLGMLFSDIQ; the protein is encoded by the coding sequence ATGACTTGGTTTAAGATCGGTGTAATAATTCCATCGTCAAATACTACAGTCGAGAGGGAATTTAATCGTGCAATTAGGGAACCAGAGGCCACTATACATAGCTCTAGGATCATGCTTAGAGAGGTCACTTTAAAAGGTCTTGAAGAAATGGAAAGAGAAACAGAGAGGGCGGCCTTGGAGTTAAGTACAATTAGTCCTGATATTATTGCTTATGCATGCACAACAGGCAGTCTATTCAAGGGTCCTAATCACCATGTTGAAATTAAGGAAAGAATTGAACGCTTAACTAAGGTTAAGGCTGTAGCCACAGCAGGCGCGGTTGTTGATGCTATTAAGAAGCTGAATGCCAGTAAGGTATTAGTTGTCACGCCATACATAGATGAGTTAAATACTAAGGAGAAGGAGTTTCTTGAGGCACATGGGTTTAAAGTCGTTAATATACGTGGACTCGGTATTGTAGATAACACGGTAATTGGTTCACTAGACCCAAGAACTGCTTATGAAACCGCCTTAAATGCTTATAACCAATCTGGTCCGGACTTTGACGTATTATTCATATCATGCACTAACTGGAGAACCTTCGAGGTTATTGGTGCTATTGAAAGACGAATAAATAAACCCGTAGTAAGTAGTAATAGCGCAACATTATGGTCGGTCTTAAAGGAACTAGGGTTACGTGTAAAGCTAAACTATGATTTAGGAATGTTATTCAGTGATATTCAATAA
- a CDS encoding hydantoinase/oxoprolinase family protein — translation MTIVAVDVGGTFTDFVVLRDDSTIYSLKVLSTPRSPEVAVLDGLRRIKEPISEVLHATTIGTNTLLGQVGLEIPRVALFTTVGFRDVIEIGRQNRPRLYDLFFDKPRSLVPRELRFEVNERILVDGTAAKQIDPREIEEYAVRAKSMGVISVAVSYLHSYINPVNEEATGDVLRKYFKYVSLSSKVAPEPREYERASTTVVNAVLMPIVSEYVARFSEGLKELGIGRFYIMSSAGGLIDANEAMERPVQLIESGPAAGAVAAAEFSKLIGVENVIGFDMGGTTAKASSILKHEPEVTTEYEVGGEVHHGRLVKGSGYPVRFPFIDLAEVSSGGGTIIWRDEAGALRVGPISAGADPGPMCYGRGGREPTLTDANVALGRIGEYLLGGEMRLDRDAAIKGLSRLGDPINAALEAVRLANIEMARAVRLVTVERGLDPREFALMAFGGAGPQFAPYIAEELGINSVIIPPEPGAFSALGLLMADEKFEARISFPKDLEDGFRRLEDELLSRLGRVDYFLRYADVRYVGQGWELTIPVGRPASVDDIERAFNDRHHATYGFKLNKPIEVVTIRVFAVITRVKPRFRSPKAEGEAKPRSFRRVYFDDWVETPIYWRDDMPITQVIEGPAIIEEYGSTIVVPPRWRVMISGHGEVRMMH, via the coding sequence ATGACAATAGTTGCTGTTGATGTTGGTGGTACCTTTACGGATTTCGTGGTACTCAGGGATGATAGTACCATATACTCACTCAAGGTACTTAGTACCCCGAGGAGTCCTGAGGTTGCCGTGCTTGACGGCTTAAGGAGGATTAAGGAGCCAATCTCCGAGGTTCTTCACGCGACAACTATCGGCACTAATACATTGCTTGGTCAAGTTGGTCTCGAGATACCAAGAGTTGCTTTGTTTACTACGGTAGGTTTTAGGGACGTTATTGAAATTGGGCGTCAAAATAGGCCTAGGCTTTATGACTTGTTCTTCGATAAGCCGAGGTCCCTGGTGCCAAGGGAACTTAGATTTGAGGTTAATGAGAGGATTTTGGTTGATGGTACTGCGGCTAAGCAAATTGATCCCAGGGAGATTGAGGAGTACGCGGTTAGGGCTAAGTCGATGGGTGTTATCAGTGTTGCTGTTTCGTACCTTCATTCATACATTAACCCAGTTAATGAGGAGGCCACGGGTGACGTGCTTAGGAAGTACTTTAAGTACGTGAGCCTATCAAGCAAAGTTGCCCCTGAGCCTAGGGAGTATGAGAGGGCCTCAACCACGGTAGTCAACGCAGTTCTTATGCCAATAGTCAGTGAGTACGTAGCTAGGTTCTCCGAGGGGCTTAAGGAGCTTGGTATTGGCAGGTTTTACATAATGTCAAGCGCAGGTGGTCTTATAGATGCTAATGAAGCCATGGAAAGACCTGTTCAATTAATTGAGTCCGGGCCCGCCGCTGGTGCTGTGGCCGCTGCTGAGTTTTCCAAGTTAATTGGTGTTGAGAACGTGATCGGCTTTGACATGGGTGGTACCACGGCTAAGGCATCCTCAATACTCAAGCATGAGCCTGAGGTCACAACGGAGTATGAAGTTGGTGGTGAAGTTCATCACGGCAGGTTGGTCAAGGGCAGTGGGTATCCAGTTAGGTTCCCATTTATTGATCTTGCCGAGGTCTCGAGTGGTGGTGGGACGATTATTTGGCGTGATGAGGCCGGGGCACTCAGGGTAGGACCGATCAGTGCTGGTGCAGATCCGGGGCCGATGTGTTATGGCAGGGGTGGTAGGGAACCAACATTGACTGATGCTAATGTGGCCCTTGGCAGGATCGGTGAGTATCTACTTGGTGGCGAGATGAGGCTTGATAGGGATGCCGCGATTAAGGGCCTGTCGAGGCTTGGTGATCCCATTAACGCGGCTCTTGAGGCCGTTAGACTTGCAAACATTGAGATGGCTAGGGCGGTTAGGCTTGTGACTGTCGAGAGGGGTCTTGACCCAAGGGAATTCGCACTAATGGCTTTTGGTGGTGCTGGTCCTCAATTCGCGCCCTACATAGCTGAGGAGCTGGGCATAAATTCAGTGATTATACCGCCAGAGCCCGGCGCCTTTAGCGCCCTCGGACTGTTAATGGCTGATGAAAAGTTTGAGGCTAGGATTTCATTCCCAAAGGACCTCGAGGATGGGTTTAGGAGACTTGAGGATGAGTTGCTTAGTAGGTTGGGTAGGGTTGATTACTTCCTTAGGTATGCCGATGTTAGGTATGTTGGCCAGGGTTGGGAGTTAACAATACCCGTTGGGAGACCAGCAAGTGTAGATGATATTGAGAGGGCTTTCAATGATAGGCATCATGCAACGTATGGGTTTAAGTTAAATAAGCCCATTGAGGTTGTGACGATTAGGGTATTCGCGGTAATAACGAGGGTGAAGCCAAGGTTTAGGTCGCCAAAGGCTGAGGGCGAGGCCAAACCAAGGAGTTTCAGGAGGGTTTATTTCGATGATTGGGTTGAGACGCCAATTTACTGGCGTGATGACATGCCAATTACTCAAGTGATTGAGGGACCGGCGATAATCGAGGAGTACGGATCAACCATAGTGGTACCACCAAGGTGGAGGGTCATGATTAGTGGGCATGGTGAAGTAAGGATGATGCACTAA
- a CDS encoding MBL fold metallo-hydrolase — MHRWEILLPGIPLITNLGFLGLCNVILIKIDDKYMVFDPGHYGNREPLLSALHNRGLNVNDIDYVVLSHLHFDHAINALLFPKAKIIISRSEIDYAQSNPSDPYLATYLINLIRDRLTIVDNNNGLLGARFILLPGHTGGTMGLLLEDKTLLAGDAIKYVSEALSKKATFTYYSNELANESINKALSIAKAVVPGHDAPFIVDGNSLRPLGSEPFNFQLTLRGRIKLTIIDENAY, encoded by the coding sequence ATGCATAGATGGGAAATATTGCTACCAGGCATCCCGCTAATCACAAACTTAGGATTTTTAGGTCTTTGCAATGTTATTCTAATAAAAATCGATGATAAGTACATGGTCTTTGATCCTGGGCATTACGGGAATAGAGAACCATTACTTTCTGCGCTACATAATAGGGGATTGAACGTTAATGACATCGACTATGTCGTACTGTCTCATCTGCATTTTGATCACGCAATTAATGCGTTGCTATTCCCTAAGGCGAAAATTATTATTTCAAGAAGTGAAATAGATTACGCGCAGTCTAATCCTAGCGATCCATACTTAGCAACATACTTAATTAATCTAATCAGGGATAGATTAACTATTGTTGATAATAACAATGGGCTTCTTGGCGCAAGGTTCATATTATTACCTGGGCATACGGGTGGAACCATGGGACTTTTACTTGAGGATAAGACATTACTTGCAGGCGATGCTATTAAGTATGTATCTGAGGCGTTAAGTAAAAAAGCGACGTTTACTTATTATAGTAATGAACTGGCTAATGAAAGCATTAATAAGGCATTAAGTATTGCTAAGGCGGTGGTTCCAGGACATGATGCACCCTTTATTGTTGATGGCAACTCATTAAGGCCACTGGGAAGCGAACCTTTTAATTTTCAATTAACCTTAAGGGGTCGTATAAAATTAACTATTATTGATGAAAATGCTTATTGA
- a CDS encoding MFS transporter, which translates to MVSMRLLAIISTSVGIGFEWYDFFLYSLLAPVIAELFFPSKVAVLSLLWYYLVFLIGFLGRPLGGIIFGHIGDRHGRIYALYFTLLFAGIASLVVAFLPTYYQIGIVAPIILAAMRFLDGVALGGEWGGSFSLTSEYINPNRRGLYSGILQSTVSIASLLISGLVLLLTYTLGSAGFRAIGWRILFGIGFIIAILGIIVRLRVEDSPVFRQLQSRGQVVKSPLSEALRKHWRQILIALFLVGVFNGIWYYMNYSFSIAYATSIAKEFSKPYVAYAVTQWGILIVSVIGIFASILFGYLSDLFGRRPQMLADAIFGIVFAWPYFLMLLSGNPTLVVIAIILGGLFVYYLAGAITPIVLVEMFPPQVRYSGISLAYQIGVGFLGGSAPLIMTYLIAATHNIYSPIYFMIGTGVLVLAMVLLVGETKGRLYMGEEILKQQ; encoded by the coding sequence ATGGTTTCAATGAGATTGCTTGCGATAATAAGTACAAGTGTAGGTATCGGATTTGAATGGTATGACTTCTTTCTTTATAGCTTACTAGCACCCGTTATAGCTGAGTTATTCTTCCCATCAAAAGTGGCGGTATTATCTTTACTATGGTATTACTTAGTATTCTTGATAGGCTTCCTAGGCAGACCACTTGGCGGCATTATTTTTGGCCATATTGGTGATAGGCATGGTAGGATCTATGCCCTTTACTTCACATTATTGTTCGCTGGCATAGCATCACTAGTGGTGGCATTTTTACCTACATATTATCAAATAGGCATTGTCGCTCCAATAATACTTGCAGCAATGAGATTCCTGGATGGCGTTGCCCTGGGCGGCGAATGGGGTGGTTCGTTCTCACTAACATCAGAATATATCAATCCAAATAGGAGGGGACTTTATTCAGGTATTCTTCAGTCAACGGTATCAATCGCATCATTATTAATAAGCGGCCTAGTATTATTATTGACGTATACATTGGGCTCTGCTGGTTTTCGAGCAATAGGCTGGAGGATATTATTTGGCATAGGCTTCATAATTGCAATACTTGGTATCATTGTTAGATTGAGGGTTGAAGACTCACCTGTGTTCAGACAGTTACAAAGTAGGGGCCAGGTAGTTAAGAGCCCGTTATCGGAGGCTCTAAGAAAGCATTGGAGACAAATATTGATTGCCCTATTCCTTGTTGGTGTCTTTAACGGTATTTGGTACTACATGAACTACTCCTTCTCAATAGCTTATGCAACGTCAATAGCAAAGGAATTCAGTAAGCCTTATGTTGCTTATGCCGTGACACAGTGGGGAATCCTGATAGTCTCAGTAATTGGAATATTCGCATCAATACTATTTGGTTATCTTTCTGACTTGTTCGGTAGAAGACCACAAATGCTTGCGGATGCAATATTCGGCATAGTCTTCGCGTGGCCATACTTCTTAATGCTCCTAAGTGGTAATCCAACGCTGGTGGTTATTGCCATAATATTGGGTGGATTATTTGTTTATTATTTGGCAGGTGCAATAACACCCATTGTATTGGTTGAGATGTTCCCACCTCAAGTCAGATACTCAGGTATATCGTTAGCCTATCAAATTGGTGTTGGATTCCTCGGCGGTTCCGCACCATTAATAATGACATACCTAATCGCAGCAACCCATAATATTTACTCACCAATATATTTCATGATTGGCACTGGCGTGCTGGTATTGGCCATGGTCTTACTGGTTGGTGAAACCAAGGGAAGGCTTTACATGGGTGAAGAAATACTTAAGCAACAGTAA